A genomic stretch from Desulfurococcaceae archaeon MEX13E-LK6-19 includes:
- a CDS encoding translation initiation factor IF-5A — protein MSKTYATLGELKPGHFIIIDGEPCKIVEMSKAKTGKHGSAKAHVVAISIFTGNKKTLVAPVDQRVEVPIIEKRVGQVIADMGNSVQLMDMETFETFEVEKPEDPDLAEKLKPGVEVEYWVVLGRRLIVRTRG, from the coding sequence ATGAGTAAGACGTATGCTACACTTGGTGAACTAAAGCCTGGTCATTTCATTATAATTGATGGAGAGCCATGTAAAATTGTTGAAATGAGTAAAGCTAAAACAGGCAAGCACGGTAGTGCAAAAGCACATGTAGTTGCAATAAGCATCTTTACTGGAAACAAGAAGACTCTTGTAGCCCCTGTTGATCAGAGAGTAGAAGTGCCAATTATAGAGAAGAGAGTAGGACAAGTAATAGCTGACATGGGTAACTCTGTTCAGCTAATGGATATGGAGACTTTTGAGACATTTGAAGTAGAAAAACCAGAAGACCCAGACCTTGCTGAGAAACTAAAGCCTGGCGTTGAAGTAGAGTATTGGGTTGTTCTAGGGAGAAGACTTATTGTTAGAACAAGAGGTTAG
- a CDS encoding nucleotide-binding protein: MNQELHYSNKVILVLDTSAFLAKYPLQVYGSHIILYTTPSVLDEARDKETRESVELAMILNRIIVKKPSDRYIRYVQEVATKIGEHHSLSSTDIDVIALAYELLTNNNRVIVITDDYSIQNTLLHMGIPFKPLRTRGIHALRKYIVFCPACYYTSSNLKEDKCPICGSPLKKKSVKKSSEKP, from the coding sequence TTGAATCAAGAATTACATTATTCAAATAAGGTAATCCTAGTTCTTGATACATCAGCGTTCTTAGCCAAATATCCCCTCCAAGTATACGGGTCCCATATAATTCTATATACAACACCTTCTGTCCTAGATGAGGCACGAGATAAAGAAACAAGAGAATCTGTTGAGCTAGCCATGATATTAAATAGGATAATCGTGAAGAAACCGTCTGATAGATACATAAGATACGTCCAAGAAGTCGCTACAAAAATAGGTGAACACCATAGTTTGTCAAGTACAGATATTGATGTTATAGCATTGGCGTACGAGCTTTTAACAAACAACAATAGAGTCATTGTAATAACTGATGACTACTCTATACAGAATACATTGCTCCACATGGGTATACCATTTAAACCTCTACGAACCAGAGGAATACATGCTCTTAGAAAGTACATTGTCTTTTGTCCTGCATGCTACTATACGTCTTCAAATCTTAAAGAAGACAAATGTCCTATTTGTGGTTCGCCTTTAAAGAAGAAAAGCGTTAAGAAGTCTTCTGAAAAACCGTGA
- the pth2 gene encoding peptidyl-tRNA hydrolase Pth2 — protein sequence MVDVFNYKQVIVVRTDISMSKGKLAVQVAHAAVSAAFEAYRKWRKWFDEWFAEGQKKVVVKVSSEKELLDIAEEARRLDLPVAIIRDAGLTELPPGTLTAVGIGPAPSNIIDKVTGRLKLL from the coding sequence ATGGTTGATGTATTTAACTATAAGCAGGTTATTGTTGTTCGAACTGACATAAGTATGAGTAAAGGAAAACTAGCGGTACAAGTAGCTCACGCAGCTGTTTCAGCTGCTTTCGAAGCATATAGAAAATGGAGGAAATGGTTTGATGAATGGTTTGCGGAAGGGCAGAAGAAAGTCGTGGTGAAAGTAAGTTCTGAGAAAGAACTACTAGATATAGCTGAAGAGGCACGTAGGCTTGATCTACCTGTTGCTATTATCCGTGATGCCGGGCTTACGGAGCTCCCGCCTGGAACTCTCACGGCCGTAGGAATAGGGCCGGCGCCATCGAATATTATCGATAAGGTTACAGGGAGGCTTAAACTACTATGA
- a CDS encoding ArsR family transcriptional regulator: MSKLGTQWRPRPLHKVVIDEIAKHGGRIIDRELYRILKEEYGYDISLSELYKIIMTLELRGFIIVNKVGRDLNITFSEDFIKGKI, encoded by the coding sequence TTGAGTAAACTAGGTACACAATGGAGACCACGACCATTACACAAGGTTGTCATAGACGAAATAGCAAAACATGGCGGTAGAATTATTGATAGAGAATTGTATCGTATACTTAAAGAGGAATACGGCTATGATATATCGTTAAGTGAGCTCTATAAAATTATAATGACTCTTGAGCTAAGAGGATTTATTATCGTAAATAAAGTTGGGAGAGACTTAAACATAACGTTTTCTGAAGACTTTATAAAAGGCAAGATCTAA
- a CDS encoding protein-L-isoaspartate O-methyltransferase: protein MLSFEKERKKLVEKLVEEGVIRSEKVKKAMLAVPREEFVPPSMRQWAYVDQPLPIGHGQTISAPHMVALMTELLDPQPGDKVLEIGTGSGYQAAVLAEIVAKSDPSRRGHVYSVERIKELAEFARRNLARTSYIKYVTIIVGDGTLGYPKEAPYDRIIVTAAAPDIPEPLLQQLKPGGRMVIPVGDTSIQRLYIVDKKPSGEISVKEDIYCLFVPLVGKYGWNERYF, encoded by the coding sequence ATGTTATCTTTTGAAAAGGAGCGGAAAAAGCTTGTTGAAAAACTTGTTGAAGAAGGTGTTATTAGGAGTGAAAAAGTAAAGAAGGCGATGCTTGCTGTTCCGCGTGAGGAATTTGTACCTCCTAGTATGAGACAATGGGCTTATGTAGATCAACCTTTACCTATAGGGCATGGCCAAACTATTAGTGCACCACATATGGTAGCTTTAATGACTGAACTTCTTGATCCACAGCCAGGTGATAAAGTACTTGAAATAGGTACAGGTTCTGGTTATCAAGCAGCTGTTTTAGCGGAAATTGTCGCTAAAAGCGATCCTAGTAGAAGGGGTCATGTATATTCTGTGGAGAGGATAAAGGAATTGGCTGAGTTTGCTAGAAGAAATCTTGCTCGGACAAGCTACATTAAGTATGTAACTATAATCGTTGGGGATGGAACCCTAGGTTACCCCAAGGAGGCGCCTTATGATAGAATTATAGTGACGGCAGCGGCCCCGGATATACCTGAGCCCTTGCTTCAACAGCTTAAGCCTGGCGGTAGAATGGTTATACCTGTTGGTGATACGAGTATCCAGAGGCTCTATATTGTTGATAAAAAACCTTCCGGGGAAATAAGCGTAAAAGAAGATATTTATTGTCTATTCGTCCCCTTGGTAGGAAAGTATGGATGGAATGAACGGTATTTCTAG
- a CDS encoding 50S ribosomal protein L11 methyltransferase produces MGVMCVKIEKKLAEKARRILKSHNLINKNYSIYREGDYVFIPISDEEETVSILSRNGVEASVVECNPPQKEYLQFSRIPSYDLVDDIIIIREKAVNEYGDINELVKLLTSLHPKVKAIYVKEYTESVFRVSRLKLLWGTDVEEVFAKEYGLKFFVKIKDVYYNPRLSTEHRRLAESVSDGEVVFDLFAGIGGFSIHIASLHKVKIYANDINPVAVYCMLKNIMLNRKMLKGEIIVSLADARKLINYIKPGSADRIIANLPHESLKFIDVYNYLSREGTVLHIYVLGKEEDMEGVMTLLESRGWSVESITPVIDYAPHKFIYRIDAVKRNDKK; encoded by the coding sequence GTGGGCGTGATGTGTGTTAAAATAGAGAAGAAGCTGGCTGAGAAGGCTAGAAGAATACTGAAGTCTCATAACCTCATTAACAAGAACTATAGTATATACCGTGAAGGAGATTACGTCTTTATTCCTATTAGTGATGAAGAGGAAACTGTCTCGATATTAAGTAGAAATGGTGTTGAGGCAAGTGTTGTTGAGTGTAATCCTCCTCAAAAAGAGTATCTTCAGTTCTCAAGAATACCTTCTTATGACCTTGTAGACGATATTATAATAATTCGTGAGAAGGCTGTCAATGAATATGGTGATATTAATGAGTTAGTTAAATTGTTAACTTCTCTTCATCCTAAAGTGAAGGCGATATATGTTAAGGAATATACTGAATCGGTTTTTAGAGTTAGTAGACTCAAGCTTCTATGGGGTACTGATGTCGAAGAAGTTTTTGCAAAAGAATATGGGCTAAAATTCTTTGTGAAAATAAAAGACGTCTATTACAACCCTAGGCTCTCGACAGAGCATAGAAGACTCGCCGAATCTGTATCGGATGGAGAAGTTGTTTTTGATTTGTTTGCGGGGATAGGTGGTTTCTCTATACATATAGCTAGTCTCCATAAAGTGAAGATTTACGCCAATGACATTAATCCCGTAGCTGTGTATTGTATGCTCAAGAACATTATGCTTAATAGGAAAATGCTTAAAGGAGAGATTATTGTATCTCTTGCTGATGCAAGGAAACTAATCAACTACATTAAACCGGGTTCTGCCGATAGGATAATAGCTAATTTACCACATGAAAGCCTGAAGTTTATTGACGTCTATAATTATCTGTCTCGTGAGGGAACAGTTCTTCACATATATGTTCTTGGGAAGGAAGAAGACATGGAAGGCGTCATGACGCTTCTTGAATCAAGAGGATGGAGCGTAGAGTCTATCACTCCTGTTATTGATTATGCTCCTCATAAATTCATTTATCGAATCGATGCTGTTAAAAGAAATGACAAGAAATAA
- a CDS encoding elongation factor 1-beta, translating into MARVLVVMKILPEDINIDLEQLKEKIKEKLPEGYELARHEIEPIAFGLKALRVYIIMPEITEGGTEPLEKLVSSVDGVSQVEVEIVHRLSE; encoded by the coding sequence ATGGCTAGAGTACTTGTTGTAATGAAGATTCTTCCTGAAGACATAAACATCGATCTAGAGCAGCTCAAAGAGAAGATAAAAGAGAAACTACCAGAAGGCTATGAACTAGCTAGACATGAGATCGAGCCTATAGCATTTGGTCTAAAAGCACTTAGAGTATACATCATAATGCCCGAGATAACCGAGGGAGGCACTGAGCCTCTAGAAAAACTCGTATCAAGTGTTGATGGAGTTAGCCAGGTAGAGGTTGAAATAGTCCATAGGCTATCAGAGTAA
- a CDS encoding DUF371 domain-containing protein — MLSKEFLEKTSHEIEVVNAEGHENITARHKTTFEITRDPYLTPRGDCIIGVKADKALSDFNPDFKKLVRNRFSVVIIFLKVNENLEIIVGHGNESLMYADDRRIIVRKSMYIDPATAVVKASKAAIDLDRRLINDLRKGAKLTALFLVISFNSIDSINEFMRSIINNRSDRLYAPSS, encoded by the coding sequence ATGTTATCCAAGGAATTCTTGGAAAAAACTAGCCATGAGATCGAAGTAGTCAATGCAGAAGGGCATGAGAACATCACAGCTCGCCACAAGACAACATTTGAGATTACAAGAGATCCCTATTTAACTCCTCGTGGTGATTGCATAATAGGTGTTAAAGCAGACAAGGCGCTCTCTGATTTCAATCCTGATTTCAAAAAACTTGTAAGAAATAGATTCTCGGTAGTAATAATCTTTCTTAAAGTTAATGAGAACCTGGAGATCATTGTAGGACATGGGAATGAGAGTCTTATGTACGCTGATGACAGGAGGATTATCGTTAGAAAGAGCATGTATATAGATCCGGCTACTGCTGTGGTTAAAGCAAGTAAGGCAGCCATTGATCTTGATAGACGTTTAATAAATGATCTACGTAAAGGAGCTAAATTGACCGCCTTATTTCTTGTCATTTCTTTTAACAGCATCGATTCGATAAATGAATTTATGAGGAGCATAATCAATAACAGGAGTGATAGACTCTACGCTCCATCCTCTTGA
- a CDS encoding CDC48 family AAA ATPase, translated as MTPSITASSSSKKLVLRVLEAYHRDTGKGIARLDPDAMKKLEIENGDIIEVEGKRKTVVKAIQGMPEDRGLGIIRLDNVTRQNAGVKIGDKVTVSKIYARPAQVVKIAPTKFYATVDQGFAKYVKSKLLERPVIEGDMILIHMLGQSLPFTVVYTKPKGPVIIKSTTNLILLEKPDEQYKVPRVTYEDIGGMKHIIQRVRELVELPLRHPELFKRLGIEPPKGILLYGPPGVGKTLLAKAVANEAEAYFIAINGPEIMSKFYGESEQRLREIFEQAKKNAPAIIFIDEIDAIAPKRDEVVGEVERRVVAQLLALMDGLESRGDVIVIAATNRPNALDPALRRPGRFDREIEIPLPDKQGRLEILQIHTRGMPLAPDVDLEKLAEITHGYTGADLAALAKEAALHALRRYLPEIDLESETIPAEVLEKMEVRMEDFLAAYKEVVPSGLREIYVEVPEVRWSDVGGLEDVKQQLREAVEWPMKYPEAFKRLGIKPPKGILLFGPPGTGKTLLAKAVATESGANFIAVRGPEILSKWVGESEKAIREIFRKARQYAPVVIFFDEIDAIAPARGYASDTRVTERIVSQLLTEMDGIYRLENVVVIAATNRPDILDPALLRPGRFDKLIYVPPPDYRARLEILRIHTRNMPLAPDVDLEEIASRTEGYSGADLEALVREAALQALREDVNTTMVHMRHFETAMMYIRPSITPQMERMYREWAETARQKLPKAHIKPQLYT; from the coding sequence GTGACACCATCAATAACTGCTAGCAGTTCTTCGAAGAAACTCGTATTGAGGGTACTAGAAGCATATCATAGAGATACAGGCAAAGGCATAGCTCGACTAGACCCAGATGCAATGAAGAAACTAGAGATAGAAAACGGCGACATAATAGAAGTTGAAGGAAAAAGAAAAACCGTTGTGAAAGCTATCCAGGGAATGCCTGAAGACAGAGGACTCGGTATAATCAGGCTTGACAACGTAACTAGACAGAATGCTGGCGTGAAAATAGGCGATAAAGTAACTGTATCAAAAATCTACGCTAGACCCGCGCAAGTAGTAAAAATAGCTCCAACGAAATTCTATGCAACAGTCGACCAAGGATTCGCCAAGTACGTTAAATCAAAACTACTCGAGAGACCCGTCATTGAGGGCGATATGATTCTTATCCACATGTTGGGTCAATCGCTCCCCTTCACAGTAGTCTACACAAAACCTAAAGGACCAGTGATAATAAAGTCAACAACAAACCTTATTCTACTCGAGAAGCCTGATGAACAATACAAAGTACCACGTGTAACATACGAAGACATAGGCGGTATGAAGCACATTATACAGAGAGTAAGAGAACTAGTAGAACTACCTCTAAGACACCCTGAGCTCTTCAAGAGGCTAGGAATAGAGCCCCCCAAGGGAATACTACTCTATGGTCCACCTGGTGTTGGCAAAACCCTGCTTGCAAAGGCTGTAGCAAACGAGGCTGAAGCATACTTTATAGCAATCAATGGCCCAGAGATCATGAGTAAATTCTATGGAGAAAGCGAGCAAAGACTAAGAGAGATCTTTGAGCAAGCAAAAAAGAATGCACCCGCAATAATATTCATCGACGAAATAGACGCGATAGCCCCGAAGAGAGATGAGGTTGTAGGCGAAGTAGAAAGGAGAGTTGTAGCACAGCTTCTAGCGCTCATGGACGGTCTTGAGAGTAGAGGAGACGTTATAGTAATAGCTGCAACTAATAGACCAAATGCCCTCGATCCAGCATTAAGGAGACCCGGTAGATTCGATAGAGAAATAGAGATACCGTTACCCGATAAACAAGGCAGACTAGAGATCCTACAAATACATACAAGAGGAATGCCCCTAGCACCTGATGTTGATTTAGAGAAATTAGCTGAAATAACCCACGGCTACACCGGCGCAGACCTAGCCGCTTTGGCTAAAGAAGCTGCACTCCACGCACTCAGGAGGTACCTCCCAGAAATCGATCTAGAAAGCGAGACAATACCAGCTGAAGTACTTGAGAAAATGGAAGTTAGAATGGAGGACTTCTTAGCAGCATACAAAGAAGTCGTACCAAGCGGTTTGAGAGAGATTTATGTTGAGGTTCCTGAGGTTAGGTGGAGTGATGTTGGTGGTCTTGAGGATGTTAAGCAGCAGTTACGTGAAGCAGTAGAATGGCCCATGAAGTACCCTGAAGCATTCAAGAGACTGGGAATCAAGCCTCCTAAGGGTATCTTGTTGTTCGGGCCACCAGGTACAGGCAAGACCTTGCTAGCAAAAGCTGTGGCAACCGAAAGCGGAGCAAACTTCATCGCAGTCAGAGGACCAGAAATCCTCAGCAAATGGGTAGGAGAAAGCGAAAAAGCAATAAGAGAGATCTTTAGGAAAGCACGCCAATACGCCCCCGTAGTCATTTTCTTCGATGAAATAGACGCTATAGCACCCGCCCGTGGCTATGCTAGCGACACCAGGGTGACCGAGAGGATCGTTAGCCAACTATTAACGGAAATGGACGGTATCTATAGACTAGAGAACGTTGTTGTTATTGCTGCAACCAATAGACCAGACATTCTAGACCCAGCACTACTAAGACCAGGAAGATTCGACAAACTCATCTACGTACCACCACCAGACTATAGAGCACGGCTCGAAATCCTTAGAATACATACAAGAAACATGCCATTAGCACCCGATGTCGATCTAGAGGAGATTGCCAGCAGAACAGAAGGATACAGTGGAGCAGACCTAGAAGCACTTGTTAGAGAAGCAGCATTACAAGCACTAAGAGAAGACGTAAACACAACAATGGTTCATATGAGGCACTTTGAGACAGCAATGATGTACATAAGACCATCAATAACACCACAAATGGAGAGAATGTATAGAGAATGGGCTGAAACCGCAAGACAGAAATTACCGAAAGCACATATTAAACCACAGTTATACACGTAA
- a CDS encoding NAD(+)/NADH kinase, with protein sequence MYKVERKLFFKNIAVVYKPVGHCVSLAQKYYKTLKKFFKSTVESIWVDDVKPGSLDKYDLIISIGGDGTLLRISWCLGDRPAFVLPVPCGRRTIFYEDLDKIPPEEIVKKLITGNFFVDKVEKINVTFSNKNYYALNEVTILTNDFGRVLTTEVKILTPYNETSFYIEGDGIILSTSTGSSAYALSAGGSIIEPRIYGILVTPVNPVNLNIKPIFLHMFAKIFIKPHGYTKIYIDGINIDTLPPNTIIKVQQPNIYIRLIRVGIRRDMVKRVLESRITLFK encoded by the coding sequence TTGTATAAGGTGGAAAGGAAATTGTTCTTCAAGAATATTGCAGTAGTGTACAAGCCTGTTGGACACTGTGTATCACTAGCACAGAAGTACTATAAAACACTCAAGAAATTCTTTAAATCAACTGTGGAATCAATATGGGTTGACGATGTGAAGCCAGGATCACTAGACAAGTATGATTTAATAATATCAATTGGCGGCGACGGCACGTTATTAAGAATATCATGGTGTTTAGGTGATAGACCTGCATTTGTTCTACCAGTACCATGTGGTAGAAGAACAATATTCTACGAAGATCTCGATAAAATTCCTCCCGAAGAAATAGTGAAGAAACTTATCACAGGAAACTTCTTTGTAGATAAAGTTGAGAAAATAAATGTTACATTTAGTAACAAAAATTACTATGCGTTAAATGAGGTGACCATTCTAACCAACGATTTCGGTAGAGTATTGACAACAGAAGTAAAGATATTGACCCCATACAACGAGACATCATTTTATATCGAGGGCGATGGTATAATATTGTCTACCTCAACAGGATCATCCGCGTATGCCCTGTCCGCAGGCGGCTCTATTATTGAGCCACGTATCTATGGTATACTTGTGACTCCTGTAAACCCAGTCAATTTAAACATCAAACCCATATTCCTTCACATGTTTGCAAAAATATTCATAAAACCACATGGATACACAAAAATATACATTGACGGAATAAATATTGACACCTTACCCCCAAACACCATAATTAAAGTACAGCAACCGAACATTTACATAAGGCTAATCAGAGTAGGAATACGACGCGATATGGTGAAGAGAGTACTTGAATCAAGAATTACATTATTCAAATAA
- a CDS encoding DUF1610 domain-containing protein has protein sequence MASKYEESGGAQILEAASPPICSSCHRPLQPHEHGVSFSCPNCGTVLIWRCKKCRKFSVQYKCPNCGFVGP, from the coding sequence ATGGCCAGCAAGTACGAGGAGTCCGGAGGAGCACAGATCCTGGAAGCCGCATCACCACCAATATGCTCTAGTTGCCATAGGCCGCTCCAGCCGCATGAGCATGGTGTATCGTTTTCTTGCCCTAACTGCGGAACTGTACTAATATGGCGTTGTAAGAAATGTAGAAAATTCTCTGTACAATATAAATGTCCTAATTGTGGTTTCGTTGGTCCATAA
- a CDS encoding RsmB/NOP family class I SAM-dependent RNA methyltransferase has product MSISMDPAIYSELTRVYGSLTEKLLYLMKKPCKRHYLRVNTFVTTRGELLDILREKYPDYIFEQDPYVDEAIYIVVKGPYKIPLVEKKVVVDWRAAESIMLGANVYAPGVIDFDDFTEGDEVNIISPGGDVVAYGIAKVSSEKLRYMKKGVVVETLVSEYKLPPIADMDEYKRGMFYPQSLPAMLVSKIVNPKPGETVLDCCAAPGGKTSHLIQLSKGLARIIAVDRSRPKINKLVDTIHRLRLPRNIHVVLGDSRYLHEDMPYLKPDKILIDPPCTGLGFRPKITINKTQRDIMNSISYQKQFINMAKHVLRKGGLLVYSTCTITFSENEGIAMYIRNMGFENIELELPYCSKVYIDDIVGYRFDPFTHDMNGYFITVFQKTS; this is encoded by the coding sequence TTGAGTATATCTATGGATCCTGCAATATACTCAGAGTTAACAAGAGTTTATGGTAGTTTGACTGAGAAACTACTATACTTAATGAAAAAGCCTTGCAAACGACATTATCTTCGTGTAAATACGTTTGTTACTACTCGGGGTGAATTACTGGATATTCTCCGGGAAAAATATCCCGATTACATTTTTGAACAGGATCCATATGTTGATGAAGCCATCTACATAGTCGTTAAGGGCCCGTACAAAATACCTCTTGTCGAGAAAAAAGTAGTAGTTGACTGGCGTGCAGCTGAAAGCATAATGCTTGGTGCAAACGTGTATGCCCCTGGTGTTATTGATTTTGATGATTTTACTGAAGGGGATGAAGTGAACATCATATCGCCTGGTGGCGATGTTGTTGCGTATGGTATTGCTAAAGTATCATCGGAGAAGTTAAGGTATATGAAGAAAGGAGTCGTGGTCGAAACTCTTGTTAGCGAGTATAAATTACCTCCAATAGCAGATATGGATGAATATAAGAGGGGGATGTTTTATCCACAAAGTCTCCCCGCAATGCTTGTCTCTAAGATAGTTAATCCAAAGCCTGGCGAGACTGTTCTTGATTGTTGTGCGGCACCTGGTGGAAAAACAAGTCATCTCATACAATTAAGTAAAGGACTAGCCAGGATAATTGCTGTTGATAGGAGCAGGCCTAAAATAAACAAACTTGTTGACACAATACATAGACTTAGATTGCCTCGCAACATACATGTAGTATTAGGGGATTCAAGGTACCTGCATGAAGATATGCCTTATTTAAAGCCTGACAAAATACTTATTGACCCTCCTTGTACAGGTCTCGGTTTTAGGCCAAAAATAACTATCAATAAAACGCAAAGAGATATCATGAATAGTATTAGTTATCAAAAACAATTCATCAATATGGCTAAGCACGTACTTAGAAAAGGAGGATTATTAGTGTATTCCACATGCACTATAACTTTCAGTGAAAATGAAGGTATCGCCATGTATATAAGGAACATGGGTTTTGAGAATATTGAATTGGAACTTCCTTATTGTAGTAAGGTGTATATTGATGATATTGTAGGGTATAGATTTGATCCGTTTACACATGATATGAACGGATATTTTATCACGGTTTTTCAGAAGACTTCTTAA
- the fen gene encoding flap endonuclease-1 translates to MGVNLKDLIPDEVKVVVEDLRMLRGNAIAIDGYNALYQFLAAIRQPDGTPLMDSRGRITSHLSGLFYRTINLMENGIKPVYVFDGKPPEIKQMEIERRKRVKEEAVKKYEEALKKGDLEAAKRYAQMSSKLTEDMVNDAKRLLDYMGIPWVQAPAEGEAQAAYMTSKGDTWAVGSQDYDSLLFGSPRLVRNLTITGRRKLPRKDVYIEIKPEIIELDKLLKKLGITREQLVDIAILIGTDYNPEGVKGIGPKKAYTLIKSYGSLEKALKVIPGAYFPVDPLKIREYFLNPPKTDDYKLEWREPDEKNIIEFLVHEHDFSIDRVKNAIERLKKAYREHIKSKQMGLEAWFG, encoded by the coding sequence TTGGGTGTTAACTTAAAAGACCTTATTCCCGACGAAGTAAAAGTAGTTGTTGAAGATCTGAGAATGCTTAGAGGAAATGCCATAGCTATTGATGGATATAATGCACTATACCAGTTTTTAGCTGCAATAAGACAGCCAGATGGTACTCCTTTAATGGATAGCCGTGGTAGGATAACCAGCCATTTAAGTGGCTTGTTCTATAGGACAATAAACCTCATGGAAAACGGTATTAAACCCGTATACGTGTTCGATGGAAAACCACCAGAGATCAAACAAATGGAGATCGAGAGAAGAAAACGAGTAAAAGAAGAAGCCGTTAAAAAGTATGAAGAGGCCCTCAAGAAGGGAGACCTCGAGGCTGCTAAGAGATATGCTCAGATGTCATCTAAACTAACAGAAGACATGGTTAACGATGCAAAAAGACTGCTTGACTACATGGGTATTCCATGGGTTCAAGCACCAGCTGAAGGAGAAGCACAAGCAGCCTACATGACTAGTAAAGGCGATACATGGGCTGTTGGAAGCCAGGACTACGACTCCTTATTATTCGGAAGCCCCCGGCTTGTAAGAAACCTAACCATAACTGGGAGAAGGAAGTTACCACGTAAAGACGTTTATATAGAGATAAAACCAGAGATAATTGAGCTCGATAAATTATTGAAGAAACTTGGAATAACACGAGAACAGCTAGTAGACATCGCTATTCTCATAGGTACAGACTACAATCCCGAAGGAGTAAAAGGTATAGGTCCAAAGAAAGCATACACTCTCATCAAGAGCTATGGCAGTCTCGAAAAAGCACTCAAAGTTATACCCGGAGCATACTTCCCCGTAGACCCACTAAAGATCCGGGAATACTTCCTTAACCCACCCAAAACAGATGACTATAAACTAGAATGGCGCGAACCAGATGAGAAGAATATTATAGAGTTTCTTGTACATGAACACGATTTCTCCATAGATAGAGTAAAGAATGCTATAGAGAGGCTGAAGAAGGCTTACAGAGAGCACATTAAGAGTAAACAAATGGGGCTAGAAGCGTGGTTCGGCTAG